In the genome of Actinomycetota bacterium, one region contains:
- a CDS encoding YlcI/YnfO family protein, producing the protein MDLRPYVENIHQQLAVAAAAGDEEAQTLAERLAAPLDAAVRLTLQDVLALAAEEITLELAPGSVELRLRGSGPEFVVTLPPSIPADTQEAEDGDEPDPAPAAYADSEDGAVSRINLRLPDQLKARIEEAAAREGLSVNAWLVRAAGSAIDRTEHARRRERHVPRGPQRYTGWVR; encoded by the coding sequence ATGGACTTGCGACCGTACGTCGAGAACATCCACCAGCAGCTGGCTGTGGCCGCCGCGGCTGGGGACGAGGAGGCCCAGACGCTCGCCGAGCGCCTCGCCGCCCCGCTCGACGCCGCCGTTCGCCTGACACTCCAGGACGTGCTCGCCCTGGCCGCCGAGGAGATCACCCTCGAGCTGGCCCCGGGCTCGGTCGAGCTGCGCCTGCGGGGCAGCGGCCCGGAGTTCGTCGTCACGCTGCCCCCCTCCATCCCGGCGGACACCCAGGAGGCCGAAGACGGCGACGAGCCGGACCCCGCCCCGGCGGCGTATGCCGACAGCGAGGATGGCGCGGTCTCCCGGATCAACCTCCGCCTACCCGACCAGCTCAAGGCCCGGATCGAAGAGGCAGCCGCCCGGGAGGGCCTCTCCGTGAACGCCTGGCTGGTCCGTGCCGCAGGATCAGCCATCGACCGCACCGAGCACGCCCGCCGGCGGGAACGACATGTCCCCCGGGGGCCGCAGCGCTACACCGGCTGGGTCCGCTAG
- a CDS encoding glycosyltransferase family 39 protein: MIQDNAARILVRPESPAPPRELTGVAVVALAAFVLLMAVSTRFGYHRDELYFLEASKHMAWGYVDQPPLAVGWAWLARELFGGSLAGLRLLPALCDAAAIVLTGLIARELGGRRVAQVVAAISVASAPIFLAGSHTANTTPFDLLAWAAILFFLVRLIRTGDGRLWLAIGAVTGLALLNNETILLLVAGVAVGVLVNRQGRLLASPWLWAGAVLALVIWSPNLIWETRHHWPSLAMSRSLRREHSGLGSTITFVLNQVLLPGWWVILLWLAGLWALWRDTAFRPYRWAAVAYAVMFVANAIVIGDRPYYLSGIYTLALAAGACVLEGALAGRHALFRSTARRKPWIWRSPRAVVVWIVVVGAIGLIPTLPVLPASAVGTLKLNKANYDLGEQIGWPSFVGAVARAYDSLPAADRRTAVIVTSNYGEASAIAWFGPRLGLPRAYSGHNNYWFWGTPHPSGGPALLVGFDRDQLPANAFAAITLAGTVHNQAGVDNDEEGAPVWLCRGQTTPWTALWPTFRHYG, from the coding sequence GTGATCCAGGACAACGCTGCCAGGATTCTGGTCCGGCCGGAGTCGCCGGCGCCCCCCCGGGAGCTCACGGGCGTGGCGGTGGTCGCCCTCGCCGCCTTCGTGCTCCTCATGGCGGTCAGCACCCGCTTCGGCTACCACCGTGACGAGCTCTACTTCCTCGAGGCCTCCAAGCACATGGCGTGGGGATACGTCGACCAGCCCCCACTGGCAGTCGGGTGGGCCTGGCTGGCCCGGGAGCTCTTCGGGGGCTCGCTCGCCGGGCTGCGCCTGCTGCCCGCCCTGTGCGACGCGGCCGCAATCGTCCTCACCGGGCTCATCGCCCGGGAGCTGGGCGGCCGGAGGGTGGCCCAGGTGGTGGCCGCCATCTCGGTCGCCAGCGCCCCAATCTTCCTCGCCGGGAGCCACACGGCCAACACGACGCCCTTCGACCTCCTGGCCTGGGCGGCCATCCTCTTCTTCCTCGTCCGCCTGATCCGCACCGGCGACGGCCGCCTGTGGCTCGCCATCGGCGCCGTCACCGGCCTGGCCCTGCTCAACAACGAGACCATCCTGCTGTTGGTCGCCGGCGTCGCGGTGGGCGTCCTGGTCAACCGGCAGGGCCGCCTGCTGGCCAGCCCGTGGCTCTGGGCGGGCGCGGTGCTGGCGCTGGTCATCTGGTCACCGAACCTGATCTGGGAGACCCGCCACCACTGGCCGTCGCTGGCGATGTCCCGGAGCCTGCGCCGCGAGCACTCGGGCCTCGGGAGCACCATCACGTTCGTCCTCAACCAGGTCCTGCTGCCCGGCTGGTGGGTGATCCTCCTCTGGCTGGCCGGTCTCTGGGCACTGTGGCGGGACACCGCCTTCCGGCCCTACCGGTGGGCAGCCGTCGCCTACGCCGTCATGTTCGTGGCCAACGCCATCGTCATCGGCGACCGCCCCTACTACCTCTCCGGCATCTACACCCTGGCGCTGGCCGCCGGGGCCTGCGTCCTCGAGGGCGCCCTCGCCGGCAGGCACGCCCTCTTCCGCAGCACCGCCCGCAGAAAACCCTGGATATGGCGCAGTCCCCGAGCCGTCGTGGTGTGGATCGTCGTCGTGGGCGCCATCGGCCTCATCCCCACGCTGCCCGTGCTCCCGGCCTCGGCGGTGGGCACCCTCAAACTCAACAAGGCGAACTATGACCTCGGTGAGCAGATCGGCTGGCCCAGCTTCGTCGGGGCGGTCGCCCGGGCGTACGACTCCCTGCCGGCCGCCGACCGGCGCACGGCGGTCATCGTCACCTCCAACTACGGCGAGGCCAGCGCCATCGCCTGGTTCGGCCCCCGCCTCGGCCTCCCGCGGGCCTACAGCGGCCACAACAACTACTGGTTCTGGGGCACCCCGCATCCCTCCGGCGGCCCTGCCCTCCTGGTGGGCTTCGACCGCGACCAGCTCCCGGCCAACGCCTTCGCCGCCATCACCCTGGCGGGCACCGTGCACAACCAGGCAGGCGTCGACAACGACGAGGAGGGCGCCCCGGTCTGGCTCTGCCGCGGCCAGACGACCCCCTGGACGGCCCTCTGGCCGACCTTCCGCCACTACGGCTGA
- a CDS encoding DUF4097 family beta strand repeat-containing protein has product MPVFATPGPIAVTVQVAMGRIEIAATDRTDTAVEVRPSNASKKGDVTAAEQARVEFADGRLVVRTSKGWGKYTFWGPKESVDVRIELPAGSHLTSELGTGTLKTTGVLGDVNATVGAGDIQMEDSGPVHLRTGFGDITAGSVGALQISTGSGQIHVGAVNGPGVIKNANGNCWVGTVTGDLRVVSANGRITVGEARETVTAKTANGDIEIGGAAHGAVVAETAAGSVEIGVLEGVAAWLDVHTSFGTVRNDLRAGGEPGAGEGSVDIKARTAYGDITIHRTPARSGTAAS; this is encoded by the coding sequence ATGCCTGTGTTCGCCACGCCCGGCCCCATCGCCGTCACCGTCCAGGTTGCGATGGGCCGCATCGAGATCGCCGCCACCGACCGGACCGACACTGCCGTTGAGGTGCGCCCCTCCAACGCTTCCAAGAAGGGCGACGTCACCGCCGCCGAGCAGGCCCGGGTCGAATTCGCCGACGGCCGCCTCGTCGTGCGGACGTCCAAGGGCTGGGGCAAGTACACGTTCTGGGGCCCCAAGGAGTCGGTCGATGTCCGCATCGAGCTGCCCGCCGGTTCGCACCTCACCAGCGAGCTGGGCACCGGGACCCTGAAGACGACCGGGGTGCTGGGCGACGTCAATGCCACCGTGGGCGCCGGCGACATCCAGATGGAGGACTCCGGCCCGGTCCACCTGCGCACCGGGTTCGGCGACATCACCGCCGGGTCCGTCGGTGCCCTGCAGATCTCGACCGGCTCCGGGCAGATCCACGTCGGCGCGGTGAACGGTCCCGGCGTCATCAAGAACGCCAACGGCAACTGCTGGGTCGGCACCGTGACCGGGGACCTGCGGGTGGTCTCGGCCAACGGCCGCATCACGGTCGGCGAGGCCCGGGAGACGGTCACCGCCAAGACTGCCAACGGCGATATCGAGATCGGGGGCGCAGCGCACGGGGCGGTGGTCGCCGAGACCGCCGCCGGTTCGGTGGAGATCGGCGTCCTGGAGGGGGTCGCCGCCTGGCTCGATGTCCACACCAGCTTCGGCACGGTGCGCAACGACCTCCGGGCCGGCGGCGAGCCCGGGGCGGGCGAGGGCTCGGTAGACATCAAGGCCCGTACCGCCTACGGCGACATCACCATCCACCGCACCCCGGCCCGCAGCGGGACGGCGGCGTCATGA